Proteins encoded in a region of the bacterium genome:
- a CDS encoding hydrogenase iron-sulfur subunit, translating into MSEQFEPEIVAFCCHYCAYGAADLAGSMRLNYPANVKIIKLPCTGKVDILYLLKAFEDGADGVYVAGCLEGNCHFIDGNIKAKRRVARAKKLLDEIGIDGKRLEMYNMSASMGPKFAEVAREMTERIRNLGPNPLKK; encoded by the coding sequence ATGAGTGAACAATTCGAACCGGAGATAGTTGCTTTTTGCTGTCATTACTGTGCCTATGGAGCCGCTGACTTAGCCGGCTCGATGAGACTTAATTATCCGGCGAATGTCAAGATAATTAAGCTGCCCTGCACCGGCAAGGTGGATATTTTATATCTGCTCAAAGCATTTGAGGATGGGGCTGATGGAGTGTATGTGGCTGGTTGTCTTGAAGGCAACTGCCATTTTATAGATGGAAATATCAAAGCTAAACGGCGGGTAGCCAGGGCTAAAAAATTGCTGGATGAGATTGGTATTGATGGAAAGAGGCTGGAGATGTATAATATGAGCGCTTCTATGGGGCCTAAGTTCGCTGAGGTTGCCCGGGAGATGACTGAGAGGATACGAAACCTGGGTCCAAACCCGTTAAAAAAATAA